Within Bifidobacterium dentium JCM 1195 = DSM 20436, the genomic segment GGTGAATCGGACAAACAGGGGGCTGACAGACACTCACGGTTGTCCGATTCACCAGAATCGGACAACTTGACGATGAGGAAGGGGCTGGCCGAAGGATATACGCAGGTGAAAGTGGCCGATATGGCGCATTCCGCCGCTCAAGCCGCGTTGGAGGCGGCTGCGGCGGCGCAGGCGGCTGCGACCACGGCCGCGCGGGCTGCACAATCCGAATCTGTGGAATCGCAGGAATCCCCAGGGTTGGCGGAGCTTGCCGACGCGACGCGGCGGAATAGTCCTGTACCGTCCGTGAATCCGCCGAGTTTCGAACCCAAGCCGATCACTGCGGAGATTCCGCTGGTCGCCGATCCGACCACGGGGGAGGTGCGCTGATGATGTGGCTGCTTTGCTTCTTCGGCGGCATCGGGGCCATGGCTCGTTATGTGCTTGATGTGTCGATTCAACGTAGCTGGAATCGTTCCTTCCCATTGTCCACGCTGGTGATCAACGGTATCGCCTCGTTGTGTGCGGGCATTGCGATGATGTCATATTATGCGCAATCGGTGGATTCTCAGACCGTCATGCTGTTCCTGACCGGTTTTCTGGGCGGGTTTTCCACGTTCTCGACGGCCATCAATGAAGTGCTGTCGTTGATTCGCAAGAAGCGTTTCGCGATGGCGTTGGGGTATGGCGTGGCGACGGTTGCGGTGCCGCTCGTGTGCGTCGCATTGGGTTTCGGATTGGCTTCGCTCGCCCGTTGACAAACGTCAGGCGTAACAAAACGTCAGATGCGCGAGAACGCCGAAAAATCGGGCAAAAACGTTGTTTTGCCGGCAATCGTGTCCCATTTTCCGACAGCGGTTGACCATTCCGGCACCATAGCCAATCCGTCTGAGAGAGCTCTCCGCCGACCTTCCCGCGTAATTTCCGTGTTACAACTCCGGCGTGAGAGTAACCTTCCGGAAATCTGAGTGCAACTGAGAACGCCGTTTCTTCTCCTACGTTGTGGAAACAACAAGAGAGGAAATCCTATGACAGCCGTATCTCACATTGCACGGCATCGTCGATCGGGAATCGTAATACTATGTTCGATCTTCGCCGCTCTTTCGATGCTATTCATTCTGCCACCCGACTCAGCCATGGCGGCCGACGCCGTGGATGTCTGCAATCCGACTTCCGACAACGGTTGCGTCAACGGCATTCTGCAGGATGCCGACAAGAAAGCGATTGCGGATATCACCGTGAAGCTTTCCGGTACGGAAGAAGCGGAAACAACAACCGATGCCGACGGTAAGTGGGCGTTTTCAGTCAAGGATGACGGCGATTACACCGTCACCATCGACGAATCCGTGGCCGAAGAGCACGGATTGAAGTCGAGCAGCGCCACGGTGACCATCAAGAAAGCCAGCTTCGACAAGCAGCGCGGCGTGGTCCGCTTCGACCAAGTCAACGACTCCGCATCCTCCGACAGCTCGTCCTCCGACTCGGCCAAATCCGGCGCCGACAGCTCCAGCTCCTCAGGCACCGCGACGGTATCAAAGAAGAAGGCCGGCTCCAACATCGGCAAGCGCATCTGGCAGCAGCTGTACTCCGGTATCATCTTCGGTCTGATGCTTGGCCTGATGTCAGTCGGCATGAACCTCGTCTACGGCACCACCGGCCTGCAGTCGTTCTCGCACGGTGAGCAGGTGACGCTCGGCGGTCTCATGGCATATGTCGGCACGCAGATGCTGCACATGCCGGTCGTGGCCTCCGCCATTTTCGCCATCGTCATCGGCGCAATCACAGGTCTCATCCAAAACGAAATCGTATGGGGCCCGCTGCGCCGCCGCCATGTCGGCACCATGCAGCAGATGATCGTCACCATCGGCCTGTCGATGGCATTGCAATACACGTTCCAGTTCTTCTTCGGCGGTGACATCAAGGGCATCGTCAAATCGGTGCCGGACAGCTTCCAGCTCGGCCCGATCACGACCGACATGCCGACGTTGCTGTCCGCGCTAATCGCCATCTGCGTGATCATCGGCGTCACATTGTTCCTCTACAAGACCCGTCTCGGCAGGGCAACGCGAGCCGTGTCCGACAATGCGGCGCTCGCAGCGGCTTCCGGCATCAACGTGGACCAGGTGGTACGTGTCGTCTGGATCCTGTCATGCTCCATGGCCGCACTATCCGGCGTGCTGTTGGGCATCTACCTCAACGGCATCTCCTGGAACACCGGAGCGACCCTGATCCTGCTGATGTTCGCGGCCGTCACGCTCGGCGGCCTCGGTACCGCCAACGGCGCACTCATCGGTTCGCTGGTCATCGGCATCGTGGCGGACATGAGCTCGCTCGTCATCCCCAACGACATGCGTTACGCCAGCGCGCTGGCAATCCTCATCATCGTTCTGCTGGTGCGCCCGCAGGGCATCTTCGGCAAGCAACAAAGGGTGGGCTGATTCATGGACATCATGACAATCATCTCCAATGCAGCGGGCGAGCTGATCGCCCCGACCACGGCGGCATACGTACTCGCCGCCATCGGTTTGAACATTCACTTCGGTATGACGGGCCTGATGAACATGGGTCAGGCAGGCTTCATGCTGCTCGGCGCGTACGGCTTCGCAGTCACGCAGTCGATGGGCTGCAACCTGTTCGCCTCCGTATGCGCGGCGCTCGCTCTTGCCGTCATCTACGCACTGCTGCTTGGCATTCCGACGTTGAAGCTCGGCCCTGACTATCTAGCCATGGTCACGTTGGCTGCCGCGGAAATCATCCGTATCATCGGCAGGTCGACGGCCATGACGAATCTCACCGGCGGTTCCGCCGGCATTTCCCCGCAGGATTTCACGGAGAAGTTCGAGGCGCTTTCCCCGCTGCCCGATGGTTCGACCACGTTCCTGCTGTGGACCTACAGCAACAACATCGCGAACTCCTGGTGGCTTCGTATCGTGGCCTGGATTTTGGTGGCAATCGCGGCGTTCCTGTGCTGGCGTTGGTTCCACTCGCCGTGGGGGCGCATGCTCAAGGGCATCCGCGAGGATGAGAACGCGATCCGTTCGCTCGGCAAGCCGGTTACGAAATACAAGATGGAATCGTTGATTCTCGGCGGTCTGTTTGGCGCGATGGCCGGCATCATCTTCGTGCTGCCGCGTTCCGTGCAGCCGGATTCGCTCGGTCGTACCGTCACCTTCTATGTGTGGACGATTCTGCTGCTGGGTGGCGCGGCCACGATTCTTGGCCCGGTACTGGGCTCCTGCGTGCTGTGGGTGTTGCTCACCTTCGTCAAGGAGGTCATGCGCAATACGGTTCCCGAAACCCTGATCTCCTCCAACCAGATCGAAGCCCTTGGCTGGGTGATCGTCGGCGTCGCGCTGATGTGCCTGGTGATCTTCAGGCCACAAGGCTTGTTGGGCGACCGAAAGGAGTTGGCTTTCCATGCCTGATACAACGAATACTCAACAGCCCGCCGTGTCGTCTTTCCCTCAGCCGGGCGTCCCGTTCCATGATCTGACGAAATGGGCCACCAAGGCGCCAGAAGGTGAAACCCTGATCTCCACCGCTTACAAGGACAAAGTCACCGAGGATCTCAGGTTCGTGGAGAACAAGCCGGGTGTGCATAAGCCCGATCCGATTCTGATCGCCGACAACGTGACCCGCAAATTCGGCGGCATGACCGCCGTGGACGTGGGCCACTTCGAGATCGAACGCCACGGCATCACTGCGTTGATCGGTCCGAACGGTGCCGGCAAGACCACGTTCTTCAATCTGATGACCGGCTTCGATACGCCGAATACCGGCACTTGGCAGTTCGACGGCAAGGACATGGCCCACGTGCAACCTGAGAAGGTGGCACGTATGGGCATGGTCCGCACATTCCAGCTGACGAAGGTCATGAGCCGTCTGACCGTGCTTGACAACATGCTGCTTGGTGCGCCCGTGCAGCCAGGTGAGGGCATGTTCCGTGCGCTGTTTCCCGGAATGTGGAAACGTCAGGAGAAAGAGAACGTTGAAAAGGCGGAAGCGCTATTGGAACGCTTCCTGCTGATCAAGAAGAAAAACGATTATGCGGGCGCGCTTTCCGGAGGCCAACGCAAACTGCTGGAGATGGCACGTGCGCTGATGTCGGATCCGCAGCTGGTGATGCTCGACGAACCGATGGCCGGCGTGAATCCGGCGTTGAAGCAGTCGCTGCTCGACCACATCATGGCATTGCGTGAGGAAGGCACGACGGTGCTGTTCGTGGAACATGACATCAACATGGTGCGTCATATCGCCGATTGGGTCACCGTGATGGCGGAAGGCAAGATCGTTGCCGAAGGTCAGCCGAAGAGCGTGATGAGCGACCCGGCTGTGATCGACGCCTATCTGGGTGCGCATGCCAATGTGGACCTGGGTGACGATTCCGTGCTTGAAGATTTGAAGGAGGCCTGAGATGAGCGACATCGCAAGCGTCACCGATCCGGCAGGTTTGTCCGATTCTCCAGAATCGGACATTCAGGGTGGGAGCGCGGACGGTTTGACCCGTGCGCAGATCCACGTGGGAGAACCCGAGGGCGAGCCCCTGCTGGACGCGGTCGACCTGATCGCCGGGTACATTCCCGGCGTGAACATCCTCAACGGCGCCTCCCTTACCTTGCATGAGGGCGAAATCGTCGGCATCATCGGTCCGAATGGCGCCGGCAAGTCCACATTGCTCAAGTCGCTGTTCGGTCTGGTGCATATCCACTCCGGAAAGCTGTTGTTGAAGGGCGAGGACATCACCAACCTGCGTGCCGACAAGCTTGTCTCCCGCGGCGTCGGTTTCGTGCCGCAGACCGAAAACGTGTTCCCCAGCCTGACCATCGCGGAAAACATGCATATGGGCGCATTCCAG encodes:
- a CDS encoding ABC transporter permease subunit gives rise to the protein MTAVSHIARHRRSGIVILCSIFAALSMLFILPPDSAMAADAVDVCNPTSDNGCVNGILQDADKKAIADITVKLSGTEEAETTTDADGKWAFSVKDDGDYTVTIDESVAEEHGLKSSSATVTIKKASFDKQRGVVRFDQVNDSASSDSSSSDSAKSGADSSSSSGTATVSKKKAGSNIGKRIWQQLYSGIIFGLMLGLMSVGMNLVYGTTGLQSFSHGEQVTLGGLMAYVGTQMLHMPVVASAIFAIVIGAITGLIQNEIVWGPLRRRHVGTMQQMIVTIGLSMALQYTFQFFFGGDIKGIVKSVPDSFQLGPITTDMPTLLSALIAICVIIGVTLFLYKTRLGRATRAVSDNAALAAASGINVDQVVRVVWILSCSMAALSGVLLGIYLNGISWNTGATLILLMFAAVTLGGLGTANGALIGSLVIGIVADMSSLVIPNDMRYASALAILIIVLLVRPQGIFGKQQRVG
- a CDS encoding ABC transporter ATP-binding protein; protein product: MSDIASVTDPAGLSDSPESDIQGGSADGLTRAQIHVGEPEGEPLLDAVDLIAGYIPGVNILNGASLTLHEGEIVGIIGPNGAGKSTLLKSLFGLVHIHSGKLLLKGEDITNLRADKLVSRGVGFVPQTENVFPSLTIAENMHMGAFQAPKLFNERFDYVCSIFPKLGQRKNQLAGQLSGGERQMVAMARALMMKPSVLLLDEPSAGLSPMLQDETFIRVRQVNKAGVSVVIVEQNARRCLQICDRGYVLDQGRNAYSGKGRDLMEDPKVVSLYLGNLEEEVEEEGR
- a CDS encoding branched-chain amino acid ABC transporter permease; this encodes MDIMTIISNAAGELIAPTTAAYVLAAIGLNIHFGMTGLMNMGQAGFMLLGAYGFAVTQSMGCNLFASVCAALALAVIYALLLGIPTLKLGPDYLAMVTLAAAEIIRIIGRSTAMTNLTGGSAGISPQDFTEKFEALSPLPDGSTTFLLWTYSNNIANSWWLRIVAWILVAIAAFLCWRWFHSPWGRMLKGIREDENAIRSLGKPVTKYKMESLILGGLFGAMAGIIFVLPRSVQPDSLGRTVTFYVWTILLLGGAATILGPVLGSCVLWVLLTFVKEVMRNTVPETLISSNQIEALGWVIVGVALMCLVIFRPQGLLGDRKELAFHA
- a CDS encoding fluoride efflux transporter FluC produces the protein MMWLLCFFGGIGAMARYVLDVSIQRSWNRSFPLSTLVINGIASLCAGIAMMSYYAQSVDSQTVMLFLTGFLGGFSTFSTAINEVLSLIRKKRFAMALGYGVATVAVPLVCVALGFGLASLAR
- a CDS encoding ABC transporter ATP-binding protein, which gives rise to MPDTTNTQQPAVSSFPQPGVPFHDLTKWATKAPEGETLISTAYKDKVTEDLRFVENKPGVHKPDPILIADNVTRKFGGMTAVDVGHFEIERHGITALIGPNGAGKTTFFNLMTGFDTPNTGTWQFDGKDMAHVQPEKVARMGMVRTFQLTKVMSRLTVLDNMLLGAPVQPGEGMFRALFPGMWKRQEKENVEKAEALLERFLLIKKKNDYAGALSGGQRKLLEMARALMSDPQLVMLDEPMAGVNPALKQSLLDHIMALREEGTTVLFVEHDINMVRHIADWVTVMAEGKIVAEGQPKSVMSDPAVIDAYLGAHANVDLGDDSVLEDLKEA